From one Dermacentor silvarum isolate Dsil-2018 chromosome 3, BIME_Dsil_1.4, whole genome shotgun sequence genomic stretch:
- the LOC119446449 gene encoding uncharacterized protein LOC119446449 — MSYGASDQQPPATMSSLENVQSLQNKLLMLNLLTTSQLSKSYSAFASQLDPQNVVQFFKCMESSCDFCTDKEDNFKDHLRAHVDPAHCTYCNEVAVNEQHLVEHMVTEHGSCRFQCALCFYRSQTVTHMRVHGIMVHRSKAVFWYMCREKAPLNPKLVGHEKDHIGGYMCKDCSFKSHCTERFFEHLAVVHSGFFSVPCHICSVQMDSPNALIDHYTEKHNIHAFHCLYCDFGSQFDWDVIVHVTMCHPAKPFKIFCRGKELPPSFRTLKDLERSNISDGIPASFSSLSPHNSLKDKWQKSAQDKKPSPDTDVDVKLAVKNDLPVKCGNSGKDVLTSVFATSETKCKCGAIFKDVAMFFQHLTEKHGQECGFDCPKCVQLRSASVDDLFAHFVDLHTAFLRCCYKNCVFLGESQQSVDDHVIQAHQHFDLPQEDVTVADHEETFPNTGSGIVHPYSLEESTEKKDEHLLESGIVYTCSLCCQTEMEPLDYFRHMSLGHGIKFFCGHCKKGYKLWKQMMMHHSRCHSELQLSVKSFERNKLKDVTSELQSDCNNEGQGGVENKLAKSKDAEHKTAGSPAKSTVAMKPSKRRFRMTASTAATSIDPNKRHISSLSTALHYSRTHKKALLSSSERSKQDLEFRLQQPIPLGEIHATSSQQKKEKGHSSYFSVAGQQKRPGECRQTDETRPESNGSAAESPCASGSSVPQMEARKSPLTAFAHHRKGPSQENAGKARQPRNECIPTFFCGHCFKSYRLLKPLITHQKTVHCGLPFAIRKLHMEKLEDITNDDVVQKYKDMGTTENAQPGDSVLDWEEACKVPSSDDTDDADFEQSSCESENDSKVKRKWRRIKLVSSESEDDEASNASELSSREGFSYYGKPVEPIDFKNTYVRFYDGDFRIVYDQLAGIVDVCPIVLVRKESIM; from the coding sequence GTGCCAGTGACCAGCAACCCCCAGCCACGATGAGCTCATTGGAGAATGTGCAATCACTGCAGAACAAGCTTCTTATGCTCAACCTTTTGACAACGTCTCAACTCAGCAAGAGCTACAGCGCATTTGCTAGCCAACTGGACCCTCAAAATGTTGTACAGTTCTTCAAATGCATGGAAAGCTCTTGTGACTTTTGCACTGATAAAGAAGACAACTTCAAGGATCATTTGCGTGCTCATGTGGACCCTGCACACTGCACCTACTGCAATGAGGTTGCTGTGAATGAGCAGCACCTGGTTGAGCACATGGTAACAGAACATGGTTCTTGCAGATTCCAGTGTGCATTGTGCTTTTACAGGTCACAGACAGTGACTCACATGCGAGTCCACGGCATAATGGTGCACAGATCTAAAGCTGTGTTCTGGTACATGTGCAGGGAGAAGGCACCACTCAACCCTAAACTTGTTGGCCATGAAAAAGACCATATTGGTGGTTACATGTGCAAGGATTGCAGCTTCAAGAGCCACTGCACGGAACGCTTTTTTGAACATCTTGCAGTCGTTCATTCGGGGTTTTTTTCTGTTCCTTGTCACATTTGTTCTGTACAAATGGACAGTCCAAATGCTCTCATTGACCATTATACAGAAAAGCACAACATACATGCATTTCACTGCCTCTATTGTGACTTTGGGAGCCAATTCGATTGGGATGTGATTGTCCATGTGACCATGTGCCATCCGGCTAAGCCTTTCAAGATTTTCTGCCGTGGAAAGGAGCTGCCACCATCCTTCAGAACACTGAAAGACTTAGAAAGGTCAAACATAAGTGATGGCATTCCTGCCAGTTTCAGCAGCCTTTCACCACATAATAGTCTCAAAGATAAATGGCAAAAAAGTGCTCAAGACAAAAAACCCAGTCCCGACACTGATGTTGATGTCAAATTAGCAGTTAAAAATGATTTGCCAGTAAAATGTGGCAACTCAGGGAAGGACGTGCTTACATCTGTATTCGCTACATCAGAAACCAAATGCAAATGCGGTGCTATCTTCAAAGATGTTGCCATGTTTTTTCAACACCTGACTGAGAAACATGGGCAGGAATGTGGTTTTGACTGTCCGAAGTGCGTGCAGCTCAGAAGTGCCTCGGTAGATGATTTGTTTGCACACTTTGTGGACTTGCACACGGCCTTTCTTCGTTGCTGCTACAAGAACTGTGTCTTCCTTGGTGAGAGCCAGCAAAGTGTTGATGACCATGTAATACAAGCACACCAGCACTTTGATTTGCCCCAAGAGGATGTCACAGTGGCTGATCATGAAGAAACTTTCCCGAACACTGGAAGTGGCATAGTACACCCATATTCTCTTGAAGAGTCTACTGAAAAAAAAGATGAGCACCTTCTAGAAAGTGGCATTGTTTATACCTGCAGCCTCTGTTGCCAGACTGAAATGGAGCCATTAGACTATTTTCGACACATGTCACTAGGTCATGGCATCAAGTTCTTCTGCGGTCATTGCAAGAAGGGCTACAAACTGTGGAAGCAGATGATGATGCACCACAGCCGCTGCCACTCGGAATTGCAGCTTTCAGTGAAGAGCTTTGAAAGAAATAAGCTGAAAGACGTGACTTCAGAATTGCAGTCAGACTGCAATAATGAAGGGCAAGGTGGAGTGGAGAACAAATTGGCAAAAAGCAAGGATGCAGAACATAAGACTGCCGGAAGTCCAGCAAAAAGCACAGTTGCCATGAAGCCCTCCAAACGTCGCTTCAGGATGACAGCGTCAACGGCTGCAACAAGCATTGATCCTAACAAGCGTCACATTTCTTCGCTGTCAACAGCTTTGCATTATTCCCGCACTCACAAAAAAGCTCTGCTGTCATCGTCAGAGAGGTCTAAACAGGATTTAGAATTCAGACTTCAGCAGCCAATTCCTTTGGGGGAAATTCATGCTACCTCTAGTCAGCAAAAGAAAGAGAAGGGTCATTCAAGCTACTTCAGCGTAGCTGGTCAACAGAAACGTCCTGGTGAGTGTAGACAGACAGATGAAACAAGGCCTGAAAGCAACGGAAGTGCCGCTGAGTCTCCATGTGCCAGTGGATCAAGTGTTCCGCAAATGGAAGCCAGGAAGTCGCCTCTCACTGCCTTTGCCCACCACAGGAAAGGCCCATCACAGGAAAATGCAGGAAAAGCTCGACAACCCAGGAACGAGTGCATACCAACCTTCTTTTGTGGCCATTGCTTCAAGAGTTACAGATTGTTGAAGCCTCTTATAACACACCAAAAAACTGTTCATTGTGGACTGCCGTTTGCCATTAGGAAGCTGCACATGGAGAAGCTAGAAGACATCACAAATGATGATGTAGTCCAGAAGTACAAAGACATGGGCACTACGGAAAATGCCCAGCCTGGTGACTCTGTTTTAGATTGGGAGGAGGCTTGTAAGGTGCCTAGTAGCGACGACACTGACGATGCTGACTTTGAACAGAGCAGTTGTGAAAGTGAAAACGATTCCAAGGTAAAACGCAAATGGCGGCGCATTAAATTAGTGTCTAGTGAATCTGAGGATGACGAGGCCTCTAATGCCTCCGAACTTAGTAGTCGTGAAGGATTTTCTTACTACGGGAAACCAGTGGAACCTATTGACTTCAAGAATACTTATGTCCGATTCTATGATGGTGACTTTCGCATTGTGTACGACCAGTTAGCAGGCATTGTCGATGTTTGTCCTATTGTGCTGGTGCGCAAAGAAAGTATAATGTAA